A genome region from bacterium includes the following:
- a CDS encoding D-tyrosyl-tRNA(Tyr) deacylase — MRVVVQRVARAAVRVEGETVGAIGPGLVVLCAFQSTDVTACVQWMAAKLADLRIFPDAEAKLNRSLRDVGGAVLAVSQFTLYGDCRKGRRPSFVGSAPAAQAAALYAKFLDALRAEGLSVASGVFQAMMEVELVNAGPVTLIIDREARDAQGADASEGAG, encoded by the coding sequence ATGAGGGTGGTCGTCCAGCGCGTGGCGCGCGCGGCCGTGCGCGTCGAGGGCGAGACGGTGGGGGCGATCGGGCCCGGCCTCGTCGTGCTCTGCGCCTTCCAGAGCACCGACGTTACCGCGTGTGTCCAGTGGATGGCGGCGAAGCTGGCCGACCTGCGCATCTTTCCCGACGCGGAGGCGAAGCTGAACCGCTCGCTGCGCGACGTGGGCGGGGCGGTCCTGGCGGTGAGCCAGTTCACGCTCTACGGCGACTGCCGCAAGGGTCGCCGGCCGAGCTTCGTCGGCTCGGCGCCCGCCGCCCAGGCGGCGGCGCTCTACGCGAAGTTCCTGGACGCCCTGCGCGCGGAAGGACTCAGCGTCGCGAGCGGCGTCTTCCAGGCGATGATGGAGGTGGAGCTGGTCAACGCCGGTCCGGTGACGCTCATCATCGATCGGGAGGCGCGCGACGCGCAGGGCGCCGACGCGAGCGAGGGCGCCGGATGA
- a CDS encoding bifunctional (p)ppGpp synthetase/guanosine-3',5'-bis(diphosphate) 3'-pyrophosphohydrolase, giving the protein MSGEEAAAPPRDPARAAELAELIALARRLSQQVGAEIIERAFWRAEAAHAHQRRVSGEPYFSHVLAVARTCAELNLGSNAIAAALLHDTVEDAGLSPELLREEFNPTVALLVDGVSKIGALRFESAERAQAENFRKLLLHMSRDIRILLIKLADRLHNMSTLDSLRADKQERIARETVEIYAPLAHRLGIGRVKWQLEDLAFKYLEPEAYARVAEAMGMRRESREALIAAMRDRIQAAMDENGIECAVEGRAKHLYSIWRKMQDQQLGAGEILDLMAIRIITESVAECYHALGAVHTLFKPLPQRFKDYVATPKRNGYQSLHTAVIGEDGRVFEIQIRTYQMHEIAEFGIAAHWRYKAGASGAEKLEDLGTSRELDFLRTFLDELKGGEWSEDPSEFMAHLKINLFQDGIFVFTPRGDLHILPVGSTALDFAYAIHTQVGDRCVGAKIDGRIVPLRRPLTSGEVVEILTRKDARPSRDWLGFVKTSKAVSRIKRRLRESELAQSLELGRELLEREFKRHHKPYPDEKQLAAAAEALGTENAEHVVEGVGRGNLSAAQVFNRVYPPEERERESHLFDEERVTRVRHDAQRGVRVEGHGNLMIRFAGCCKPVPGDGIVGVVTRGRGISVHRSDCLNLVQDPGLEERRVAVEWDAGQSETFLVGLEVSAQDRPNLLVDITGKISKTGTNIRSGSFDRDERDMLNHFHFTLEVKNTEQLEEILRQVKGVRGVQDAYRR; this is encoded by the coding sequence ATGAGCGGCGAGGAGGCAGCGGCGCCCCCGCGCGATCCCGCGCGCGCAGCCGAGCTGGCGGAGCTGATCGCGCTCGCGCGGCGGCTCTCGCAGCAGGTGGGGGCGGAGATCATCGAGCGGGCGTTCTGGCGGGCCGAGGCCGCGCACGCGCACCAGAGGCGCGTCTCCGGCGAGCCCTACTTCAGCCACGTCCTCGCGGTCGCCCGCACCTGCGCGGAGCTGAACCTGGGCTCGAACGCCATCGCCGCCGCGCTTCTTCACGACACCGTCGAGGACGCCGGTCTCAGCCCCGAGCTGCTGCGCGAGGAGTTCAATCCGACGGTCGCGCTGCTCGTCGACGGCGTCAGCAAGATCGGGGCCCTCCGCTTCGAGAGCGCCGAGCGCGCGCAGGCGGAGAACTTCCGCAAGCTGCTCCTGCACATGAGCCGGGACATCCGCATCTTGCTCATCAAGCTGGCCGACCGCCTGCACAACATGTCGACCCTCGACTCGCTGCGGGCCGACAAGCAGGAGCGCATCGCGCGCGAGACGGTGGAGATCTACGCGCCGCTCGCGCACCGGCTCGGCATCGGCCGCGTCAAGTGGCAGCTCGAGGACCTCGCCTTCAAGTATCTCGAGCCGGAAGCCTACGCCCGCGTCGCCGAGGCGATGGGCATGCGCCGCGAGAGCCGCGAGGCCCTGATCGCCGCCATGCGCGATCGCATCCAGGCGGCGATGGACGAGAACGGCATCGAGTGCGCCGTCGAGGGACGCGCCAAGCATCTCTACAGCATCTGGCGCAAGATGCAGGACCAGCAGCTGGGCGCCGGCGAGATCCTCGATCTGATGGCGATCCGCATCATCACCGAGAGCGTGGCCGAGTGCTACCACGCCCTCGGCGCCGTGCACACGCTGTTCAAGCCGCTGCCGCAGCGCTTCAAGGACTACGTCGCCACGCCCAAGCGCAACGGCTACCAGAGCCTGCACACGGCCGTGATCGGCGAGGACGGGCGCGTCTTCGAGATCCAGATCCGCACCTACCAGATGCACGAGATCGCGGAGTTCGGCATCGCCGCGCACTGGCGCTACAAGGCGGGCGCGAGCGGGGCCGAGAAGCTGGAGGACCTCGGCACCAGCCGCGAGCTGGACTTCCTGCGCACCTTCCTCGACGAGCTCAAGGGCGGCGAGTGGAGCGAGGATCCCTCGGAGTTCATGGCCCACCTGAAGATCAATCTCTTCCAGGACGGCATCTTCGTCTTCACGCCGCGCGGCGATCTGCACATCCTGCCGGTGGGCTCGACGGCGCTGGACTTCGCCTACGCCATCCACACGCAGGTGGGCGACCGCTGCGTGGGTGCCAAGATCGACGGCCGCATCGTACCCCTGCGCCGGCCGCTCACCAGCGGCGAGGTCGTCGAGATCCTCACGCGCAAGGACGCGCGGCCGAGCCGGGACTGGCTGGGTTTCGTCAAGACGAGCAAGGCGGTCAGCCGCATCAAGCGCCGCCTGCGCGAGAGCGAGCTGGCGCAGTCGCTGGAGCTGGGCCGCGAGCTGCTCGAGCGCGAGTTCAAGCGCCACCACAAGCCCTACCCGGACGAGAAGCAGCTCGCGGCGGCGGCCGAGGCGCTGGGCACCGAGAACGCGGAGCACGTCGTCGAAGGCGTCGGCCGCGGCAACCTCTCCGCGGCGCAGGTCTTCAATCGCGTCTACCCGCCCGAGGAGCGCGAGCGCGAGAGCCACCTCTTCGACGAGGAGCGGGTGACGCGCGTCCGCCACGACGCCCAGCGCGGCGTGCGCGTGGAGGGCCACGGCAACCTGATGATCCGCTTCGCCGGCTGCTGCAAGCCGGTGCCGGGCGACGGCATCGTCGGCGTCGTCACCCGCGGCCGCGGCATCAGCGTGCACCGCAGCGATTGCCTGAACCTGGTCCAGGACCCGGGGCTCGAAGAGCGGCGGGTCGCCGTGGAGTGGGACGCCGGCCAGAGCGAGACCTTCCTCGTCGGCCTCGAGGTGTCGGCGCAGGACCGGCCGAACCTGCTGGTCGACATCACGGGCAAGATCTCCAAGACCGGCACCAACATCCGGAGCGGCAGCTTCGACCGCGACGAGCGCGACATGCTCAACCACTTCCACTTCACGCTGGAGGTGAAGAACACGGAGCAGCTCGAGGAGATCCTCCGGCAGGTCAAGGGCGTGCGCGGGGTGCAGGATGCCTACCGGCGCTAG
- the maf gene encoding septum formation protein Maf, which translates to MNPFVPARLQADLVLASASPRRRELLAGLGFAFRVLPSDYHEDDAGRAPAEAARAHALGKAEAVALAAPGALVIGADTLVIVDGLALGKPRDGAEAAAMLRRLSGREHAVITGLALARYEPACQRLISRVEASETAVRLRALSGAEIAAYVASGEPPDKAGAYGIQGLAAQFVTGITGCYFNVMGLPLALLTDMLRAWAAEGP; encoded by the coding sequence ATGAACCCCTTCGTGCCGGCGCGCCTGCAGGCGGACCTCGTGCTGGCCTCGGCCAGCCCGCGGCGGCGCGAGTTGCTCGCGGGCCTCGGCTTCGCCTTTCGCGTGCTGCCCAGCGACTACCACGAAGACGACGCCGGCCGCGCGCCCGCTGAGGCGGCGCGCGCCCACGCGCTCGGCAAGGCCGAGGCCGTGGCCCTCGCCGCGCCGGGCGCCCTCGTCATCGGCGCGGATACGCTCGTCATCGTCGACGGGCTGGCCCTCGGCAAGCCGCGCGACGGGGCCGAAGCGGCCGCGATGCTGCGGCGCCTTTCCGGCCGCGAGCACGCGGTGATCACGGGCCTGGCGCTCGCGCGCTACGAGCCGGCCTGCCAGCGCTTGATCAGCCGCGTCGAGGCCAGCGAGACCGCCGTGCGCCTGCGCGCGCTCAGCGGCGCGGAGATCGCCGCCTACGTCGCGAGCGGCGAGCCGCCGGACAAGGCCGGCGCCTACGGCATCCAGGGCCTGGCCGCGCAGTTCGTCACCGGGATCACGGGCTGCTACTTCAACGTGATGGGCCTGCCGCTCGCGCTGCTCACCGACATGCTCCGCGCCTGGGCCGCGGAGGGACCGTGA
- the mtnA gene encoding S-methyl-5-thioribose-1-phosphate isomerase yields the protein MPALPAGIPRNLAYARGCLRLLDQTLLPAAERYPHCRDLAAVTEAIGSLRVRGAPAIGIAAAYGLCVDLAAALAEAPPLSPEAAAHRLAGARAALLATRPTAANLAAALAAMAAAERRVLAAGAGAPALLAALEAAAHAWHADDAARCAAIAAAGLAALPEPARILTHCNAGPLATGGVGTALGVVLAGHAAGRRFAVWVNETRPLLQGARITAWELTRAGVPPTLQVDGAAASLIVAGGVDAVIVGADRIAANGDTANKVGTLPLALACAHAGVPFYVAAPLSTVDLRCQTGRDIPIEERGGAELLPDGGAPWAPSGLALRNPAFDVTPAGFVTAFFTERGRVGPPYDSAAFG from the coding sequence CTGCCTGCCCTGCCCGCCGGGATCCCGCGCAACCTCGCCTATGCGCGGGGCTGCCTGCGCCTCCTCGACCAGACCCTCCTGCCCGCCGCCGAGCGCTACCCCCACTGCCGCGATCTGGCCGCCGTGACCGAGGCGATCGGCAGCCTGCGCGTGCGCGGGGCACCGGCGATCGGCATCGCCGCGGCCTACGGGCTCTGCGTGGACCTGGCGGCGGCGCTGGCCGAGGCGCCGCCGCTCTCGCCGGAGGCCGCCGCGCATCGTCTCGCCGGCGCGCGGGCCGCGCTGCTCGCCACGCGGCCGACGGCGGCGAATCTCGCCGCGGCGCTGGCCGCCATGGCGGCGGCGGAGCGGCGGGTCCTGGCCGCGGGCGCCGGCGCGCCCGCCTTGCTCGCGGCGCTCGAGGCGGCAGCCCACGCCTGGCACGCGGACGACGCCGCGCGCTGCGCGGCCATCGCGGCCGCCGGGCTCGCCGCGCTGCCCGAGCCGGCGCGCATCCTCACGCACTGCAACGCGGGACCCCTGGCGACGGGTGGCGTCGGCACGGCGCTGGGGGTCGTCCTCGCCGGCCACGCGGCGGGCCGGCGCTTCGCGGTGTGGGTGAACGAGACGCGGCCCCTGCTCCAGGGCGCCCGGATCACGGCCTGGGAGCTCACGCGCGCGGGCGTCCCCCCCACGCTCCAGGTGGACGGCGCGGCGGCCTCGCTCATCGTCGCCGGCGGCGTCGACGCCGTGATCGTCGGCGCCGACCGCATCGCCGCCAACGGCGACACGGCGAACAAGGTGGGCACGCTGCCCCTCGCGCTCGCCTGCGCGCACGCGGGAGTGCCCTTCTACGTCGCCGCGCCGCTGAGCACCGTGGATCTGCGCTGCCAGACGGGCCGCGATATCCCGATCGAGGAGCGCGGCGGCGCGGAACTGCTGCCGGACGGCGGCGCGCCCTGGGCGCCCTCCGGCCTGGCCCTGCGCAACCCGGCATTCGACGTGACACCGGCCGGCTTCGTCACCGCCTTCTTCACCGAGCGCGGTCGTGTCGGCCCACCCTACGACTCCGCGGCTTTCGGCTAG